A genomic window from Candidatus Delongbacteria bacterium includes:
- the thrC gene encoding threonine synthase codes for MIPLSTRLSGSRCMGCGAEYTTQPFRLVCEACGENLELVFDHAAIAARWRRSGLRHDGRRDLWRYLPLLPVEDGPDNSSLQVGGTPLVNFPRTAAELGLGRLWLKDDCRNPSASLKDRASEVAIRHAVELGADTLVAASTGNAAASLSALCAFQRRRAVIFAPAAAPEAKLVQIRQYGASLFKVDGSYDDAFDLATEVVRRTGWYMRNTGVNPVLSEGKKTVALEIAEELDWRPPDHVLVPVGDGCIIGGVYKGFADLLALGWIESMPRITAVQAAGSAAICTALRQDTDIVPVKARTVADSISVDRPRDGLKALRAVRQSGGGALIVSDEEILAAQQELSRRGLFAEPAAAAAWAGLRPALAEGLIKPGERVCVLVTGSGLKDVSAAGRRLPEAPTIEPTLAAFEDQARKSGLLND; via the coding sequence GTGATACCTCTGTCCACCCGACTCTCCGGATCCCGCTGCATGGGCTGTGGCGCCGAGTACACGACCCAGCCCTTCAGACTGGTCTGCGAGGCCTGCGGCGAGAATCTGGAACTGGTCTTCGACCATGCGGCCATCGCCGCGCGCTGGCGCCGCTCGGGGCTACGTCACGATGGGCGGCGGGACCTCTGGCGCTACCTGCCCCTGCTGCCCGTGGAGGACGGTCCCGACAATTCCAGCCTGCAGGTGGGCGGCACGCCGCTGGTCAACTTTCCGCGCACCGCGGCCGAACTGGGTCTGGGGCGACTGTGGCTCAAGGACGATTGCCGCAACCCCAGCGCCAGTCTCAAGGACCGCGCCAGCGAGGTGGCGATCCGTCATGCGGTGGAACTGGGCGCCGACACCCTCGTGGCCGCCAGCACGGGCAACGCGGCCGCCTCCCTGTCCGCCCTGTGCGCCTTTCAGCGTCGGCGGGCCGTGATCTTCGCTCCGGCCGCGGCTCCCGAGGCCAAGCTGGTGCAGATTCGTCAGTACGGTGCCAGCCTGTTCAAGGTGGACGGCAGTTACGACGACGCCTTCGATCTGGCCACCGAGGTGGTGCGACGCACGGGCTGGTACATGCGCAACACGGGGGTCAACCCCGTGCTCAGCGAGGGCAAGAAGACCGTGGCGCTGGAGATCGCCGAGGAACTGGACTGGCGTCCACCCGACCACGTGCTGGTTCCCGTGGGTGACGGTTGCATCATCGGCGGTGTGTACAAGGGCTTCGCCGACCTGCTGGCCCTGGGCTGGATCGAGAGCATGCCCCGGATCACGGCCGTGCAGGCCGCCGGATCCGCCGCGATCTGCACCGCGCTGCGGCAGGACACCGACATCGTGCCCGTGAAGGCCCGCACCGTGGCCGACAGCATCTCGGTGGATCGCCCGCGCGATGGACTCAAGGCCCTGCGCGCCGTGCGCCAGAGTGGGGGCGGAGCGCTGATCGTGAGTGACGAGGAAATCCTGGCGGCCCAGCAGGAGCTCTCGCGCCGGGGACTTTTTGCCGAGCCGGCCGCAGCGGCCGCCTGGGCCGGGCTGCGCCCCGCGCTGGCCGAAGGCCTGATCAAGCCCGGCGAGCGGGTCTGCGTGCTGGTGACCGGCAGTGGTCTCAAGGACGTGAGCGCCGCAGGGCGGCGTCTGCCCGAGGCGCCGACCATCGAGCCCACCCTGGCGGCTTTCGAGGACCAGGCCCGCAAGAGCGGGCTGCTGAACGACTGA